One window of Halorubrum sp. CBA1229 genomic DNA carries:
- a CDS encoding DMT family transporter: MSRYRTAGRFLLLCAVWGTAFMATDVGLTDLPAVPFAAVRFDLAAVLLFAAILVSGADIRPRTRDDYVYVLVGGALIIGAHHAFLFAGQRYVTGGVAAVLLGLVPVVTPALTRLVSTDEEFTFATALGVALGFAGVVVIANPDPANIADSVLGVALVLASALAFAVAAVVTHSRSPSMPFLSTQAWMMAVGAIVLHAAVLVLPGQSFAAATWTPSALGAIAYLSVVAGVGGFLLYFTLLDELGPIEMSFIEYVIPVFAALAGWLVLGQDVTPATVAGFVFILAGFIAAKWRALRGTYWRVVTPR, encoded by the coding sequence ATGAGTCGCTACCGGACAGCCGGCCGTTTCTTGTTGCTGTGTGCGGTCTGGGGGACGGCGTTCATGGCGACGGATGTCGGCCTTACAGATCTCCCCGCGGTCCCGTTCGCCGCCGTGCGCTTTGATCTCGCTGCCGTGCTGCTGTTCGCCGCCATTCTTGTCTCCGGTGCGGACATCCGTCCCCGGACTCGGGATGACTACGTCTACGTGCTCGTCGGCGGTGCTCTCATCATCGGCGCCCACCACGCGTTCCTCTTTGCCGGCCAGCGATACGTTACGGGCGGTGTCGCCGCTGTGTTGTTAGGGCTCGTCCCCGTGGTGACGCCCGCGCTCACCCGACTCGTCTCCACCGATGAGGAGTTCACATTTGCCACCGCGCTCGGCGTCGCGCTCGGGTTCGCTGGCGTCGTCGTCATCGCTAACCCCGACCCCGCGAATATCGCGGACAGCGTCCTCGGGGTCGCGCTCGTGCTTGCGTCCGCGCTCGCGTTCGCCGTCGCCGCAGTCGTCACCCACAGCCGATCGCCGTCGATGCCGTTCCTCTCCACGCAGGCGTGGATGATGGCCGTCGGCGCGATCGTCCTCCACGCAGCCGTGCTCGTCCTCCCTGGCCAGTCGTTCGCGGCCGCCACATGGACGCCGTCCGCGCTCGGCGCCATCGCGTACCTCTCCGTGGTCGCCGGTGTCGGCGGCTTTCTACTGTATTTCACACTCCTTGACGAGCTTGGCCCCATCGAAATGAGCTTTATTGAGTATGTGATTCCCGTCTTTGCGGCGCTAGCTGGCTGGCTCGTGCTCGGGCAGGACGTGACGCCGGCGACCGTCGCCGGGTTCGTGTTCATTCTGGCAGGGTTCATCGCCGCGAAGTGGCGGGCGCTGCGTGGGACATACTGGCGCGTAGTGACGCCACGGTGA
- a CDS encoding GNAT family N-acetyltransferase yields MESNELSLRSYDTRDDDAIWSLHEWAIRETGVNPADVPGTRDLRTVETAYLETGGTFIVGTVDGEKSQGDLSNEGEQSAYTISDLTTYDGFLVVMGGILPNQAGHSDERDRPGAAELHRMRVAPTHQRRGYGKQILRELERRAAATGFETLLATTSTRQSAALEFYSEQGYEQTGTSTAGSYELVHFEKEL; encoded by the coding sequence GTGGAATCGAACGAATTGTCGCTCCGATCCTACGACACGCGGGATGACGATGCCATTTGGTCTCTTCATGAATGGGCGATACGGGAAACGGGTGTCAATCCGGCTGACGTTCCAGGAACAAGGGATCTCCGGACAGTAGAAACAGCGTATCTTGAGACAGGAGGAACGTTCATTGTCGGCACCGTCGACGGCGAAAAGTCACAAGGCGATCTATCAAATGAGGGTGAGCAATCGGCTTACACAATATCTGACCTCACAACCTACGACGGGTTCCTCGTCGTAATGGGTGGGATTCTGCCAAATCAAGCCGGTCACAGCGACGAACGTGACAGACCCGGGGCCGCAGAACTCCACCGAATGCGTGTCGCCCCGACGCATCAACGACGGGGGTATGGCAAGCAAATTCTTAGGGAACTAGAGCGGCGAGCGGCTGCTACTGGCTTTGAGACGCTTCTCGCGACGACTTCAACACGGCAGTCTGCCGCGCTTGAATTCTATTCCGAGCAGGGGTATGAACAGACAGGGACATCAACCGCTGGATCGTACGAGCTCGTCCATTTTGAAAAGGAGCTGTAG
- a CDS encoding winged helix-turn-helix domain-containing protein, giving the protein MNDVVEAEWIEETTPFERVYEVISRVYDPLSAAQIAERARVSSTTARKHLRTLESAGEVTTSQDGQTTHYRRSETAIVTEHAQSLLAERTPEEIASGIADMKAQIQAWREEYGVDSPEEFARELDIDDADSDHGALLTEWQTTRRNLALAQATLAIGEVSQTGHLTGTDTDDDGNGDTSVVV; this is encoded by the coding sequence GTGAACGACGTCGTCGAAGCAGAATGGATCGAGGAGACGACGCCCTTTGAACGAGTGTACGAAGTCATCTCTCGTGTGTACGATCCGCTGTCTGCAGCACAGATCGCCGAGCGTGCCCGCGTCTCATCGACCACGGCGCGAAAGCACCTGCGAACGCTCGAGAGCGCTGGTGAGGTAACGACATCTCAGGATGGTCAGACGACGCACTACCGACGGTCGGAAACGGCTATCGTCACCGAACACGCCCAGTCGCTCCTCGCGGAACGGACGCCCGAAGAGATCGCGTCCGGCATCGCTGATATGAAGGCGCAAATACAAGCGTGGCGCGAGGAATACGGTGTTGATTCACCCGAGGAATTCGCCCGAGAGCTGGATATCGACGACGCTGACAGCGACCACGGTGCGCTCCTCACAGAATGGCAAACGACGCGGCGTAACCTCGCGCTCGCACAGGCAACACTCGCGATCGGCGAAGTGAGTCAAACTGGTCACCTCACTGGCACGGATACGGACGACGATGGTAACGGCGATACATCCGTCGTCGTATGA
- the trpB gene encoding tryptophan synthase subunit beta — MATPGQFGEFGGRHVPEPLEEPLAELAAAYEEAIADDAFMAELRDLLEHFAGRPTPVFYAETLSERYGADIYLKHEDLLHGGAHKLNNTLGQALLAKRAGKDRLIAETGAGQHGTATAMVGALLNLDTTVYMGRHDMQRQEMNVFRMRLMGAEVKPVDRGNQGLAEAVDAALEDFAANVASTHYLVGSVVGPDPFPRMVREFQSVIGEEAREQIQDLHGDLPDACVACVGGGSNSIGLWHAFKDDDVAFYGAEPGGTDDANHSAPLSKTKQEEPQIFQGMKTKTIGDDTENHSISAGLDYPAIGPEHAALQEMGRAEYHAVSDDEALAAFRELSEAEGIIPALEPAHALALAAKLAEEDRHDTLLVNLCGRGDKDMQTAAEHFDLAD; from the coding sequence ATGGCGACGCCAGGCCAGTTCGGTGAATTCGGGGGGCGACATGTTCCAGAACCGCTTGAGGAACCGTTAGCAGAATTAGCTGCTGCGTACGAAGAGGCGATCGCTGATGACGCGTTCATGGCCGAACTCCGGGATCTGCTGGAACACTTTGCAGGGCGTCCAACACCGGTGTTCTACGCAGAAACCCTCAGCGAACGGTACGGCGCGGATATCTATCTCAAGCACGAGGATCTTCTCCACGGCGGAGCACACAAACTCAACAACACGCTCGGGCAGGCGCTGCTGGCAAAACGGGCTGGGAAAGACCGACTGATCGCAGAGACAGGCGCCGGCCAACATGGTACTGCAACCGCGATGGTCGGTGCCCTGTTGAACCTGGATACGACCGTGTACATGGGCCGCCACGACATGCAGCGGCAGGAAATGAACGTGTTCCGAATGCGGCTCATGGGTGCCGAGGTGAAACCGGTCGATCGTGGCAACCAGGGCCTCGCGGAAGCGGTCGACGCTGCGTTAGAAGACTTTGCTGCGAACGTCGCGTCAACGCATTATCTCGTCGGGAGTGTCGTTGGTCCCGACCCGTTCCCGCGGATGGTACGGGAGTTCCAGTCCGTCATCGGGGAGGAGGCACGCGAACAAATCCAAGACCTCCACGGCGACCTACCGGATGCGTGTGTGGCGTGTGTCGGTGGCGGCTCGAACTCAATTGGCCTCTGGCATGCGTTCAAAGACGACGATGTCGCGTTCTACGGCGCTGAGCCGGGTGGTACTGATGACGCGAACCACTCAGCGCCGCTGTCGAAGACAAAGCAAGAGGAACCCCAGATCTTCCAGGGAATGAAAACGAAGACCATCGGAGACGATACTGAAAACCACTCGATTTCGGCTGGGCTTGATTATCCGGCGATTGGCCCCGAGCATGCCGCGCTCCAAGAGATGGGGCGGGCTGAGTACCACGCTGTCTCAGATGATGAAGCGCTGGCCGCCTTCCGTGAACTGAGCGAAGCAGAGGGGATTATCCCCGCCTTGGAGCCGGCCCATGCGCTTGCGCTGGCCGCCAAACTGGCTGAGGAAGATCGACACGACACACTGCTCGTGAACCTCTGTGGCCGTGGCGATAAAGACATGCAAACGGCTGCGGAGCACTTTGATCTCGCAGACTGA
- a CDS encoding ABC transporter ATP-binding protein, with protein MTDDHGGFEHARENVDGHPMVSLLGYAKRYWPTLTLGVLAAFLTRFARLVPPIVVAAAIDRAIRGSADAGLLTDVGLLPPGEITGEAARLAVLEQLVLIAVLAYLVRSVARFVSRYLLQATAQKVQRDLRNDTYDHLQRLSMDFFADHQTGGMMSILNSDINRLEQFLNTEFRQLIRVIATVGGIAIILWTYSPKLALIALAPVPVIGLASSQFLTWIEPRYKSIRETVARLNTRLENNLGGAAVIKAFDRYSFEERRVAAQSEAYHDEKVAALRIRRGFFATLRLLTGVVFVLVLYIGGTDIITGVPGEAGVLTLGGFALFFLLLRRLYSPMRRVGKSANKYQLAKSSAERVFGLLGREPTITSPDSPHTPASIDGDVTFEDVTFAYGDREPVLHDVSLDVPAGTTIGLAGATGAGKSTLLKLIPRFHDVDDGAVRVDGTDVREYDLQSLRDAIAIVEQNPYLFSGTVAENIAYGDRETLEAEWADGPDKSARARVERAAEAAAADEFIEDLPNGYDTQVGERGVKLSGGQRQRLAIARALLNDPEIIVFDEATSDVDTETEELIQESLERLVEERTAFIIAHRLSTIQNADEIVVMDQGQIVEQGGHEELVAGEGTYANLWQGQAETAAADD; from the coding sequence GTGACAGACGACCACGGCGGGTTTGAACACGCTCGGGAGAACGTTGACGGCCACCCGATGGTGAGTTTGCTCGGCTACGCCAAGCGCTATTGGCCGACCCTCACGCTCGGCGTGCTTGCGGCGTTTCTCACGAGGTTTGCCCGGCTGGTCCCACCGATTGTCGTCGCGGCTGCAATCGATCGAGCGATCCGCGGCTCGGCCGACGCAGGCCTGTTGACCGACGTGGGCTTGCTGCCGCCGGGTGAGATCACCGGCGAAGCGGCTCGCCTCGCGGTGCTCGAACAGCTCGTGCTCATCGCGGTGCTCGCGTATCTGGTCCGGTCGGTCGCTCGGTTTGTGTCCCGGTATCTGCTTCAAGCGACTGCCCAGAAGGTTCAGCGTGATCTGCGAAACGACACGTACGACCATCTCCAGCGGCTCTCGATGGATTTCTTCGCCGATCATCAGACCGGCGGTATGATGTCGATCCTCAACAGCGATATTAATCGGCTTGAGCAGTTCCTGAACACGGAGTTCCGGCAACTCATCCGCGTGATCGCAACGGTCGGCGGGATTGCCATCATCCTGTGGACATACTCGCCGAAGCTGGCACTCATCGCGCTCGCACCGGTCCCGGTCATCGGATTGGCTAGTAGCCAGTTTCTCACCTGGATTGAGCCTCGATATAAGTCGATTCGCGAGACCGTCGCTCGACTGAACACGCGACTCGAGAACAACCTTGGTGGCGCTGCGGTGATTAAAGCGTTCGACCGGTACAGTTTTGAGGAGCGTCGGGTCGCTGCGCAGAGCGAGGCGTACCACGACGAGAAGGTCGCGGCGCTGCGAATCCGACGTGGATTCTTTGCGACCCTACGGCTGTTAACCGGCGTCGTGTTCGTCCTCGTTCTCTACATCGGTGGCACTGATATCATCACCGGCGTTCCTGGCGAGGCAGGGGTGCTGACCCTTGGCGGGTTCGCGCTCTTTTTCCTCCTGTTACGGCGGCTGTACTCGCCGATGCGCCGAGTCGGGAAGTCAGCAAATAAGTACCAGCTTGCGAAATCGAGTGCTGAGCGCGTGTTTGGGTTGCTCGGCCGCGAACCGACGATTACGAGCCCCGACTCGCCGCACACCCCTGCGTCGATTGACGGGGACGTCACGTTCGAAGATGTTACCTTCGCCTACGGGGACCGCGAGCCGGTCCTACATGATGTCTCGCTTGATGTGCCGGCAGGGACAACGATCGGGCTTGCCGGGGCGACCGGGGCCGGGAAGTCAACACTCCTGAAACTTATTCCCCGATTCCACGATGTCGATGACGGGGCCGTCCGGGTTGACGGAACTGACGTCCGGGAGTATGATTTACAGTCGTTGCGGGACGCCATCGCTATTGTCGAGCAGAATCCGTACCTGTTCTCGGGGACTGTCGCAGAAAATATCGCGTACGGCGACCGCGAGACACTCGAGGCCGAGTGGGCAGACGGGCCTGACAAAAGCGCCCGCGCTCGGGTTGAGCGGGCGGCTGAGGCCGCCGCGGCTGACGAGTTCATCGAAGATCTTCCTAATGGGTACGACACGCAAGTCGGCGAGCGAGGTGTCAAACTCTCGGGCGGCCAGCGGCAACGTCTCGCCATCGCCCGGGCACTGCTTAATGATCCTGAGATCATCGTTTTTGATGAGGCCACATCAGATGTTGATACGGAGACGGAAGAATTGATTCAAGAAAGCCTTGAGCGGCTGGTCGAGGAGCGAACCGCGTTCATCATTGCCCACCGACTGTCGACGATTCAGAACGCAGACGAGATTGTTGTAATGGATCAGGGTCAGATCGTCGAGCAGGGAGGGCACGAAGAACTGGTTGCGGGCGAGGGAACATATGCGAACCTCTGGCAGGGGCAGGCAGAGACTGCTGCTGCCGACGACTGA
- a CDS encoding type B DNA-directed DNA polymerase: MPFTIDFLDDGRVLEWEATNDGATATDRDDYTPRFYVAARDSETDIDLTPLRAQYERHPDVVATEIVSRRSGFRRDGESALAVDVDHVDRVTPLARQTRHLSEHPVGDLACFNVDFSRAFRYCLETGIDPTPASELSTLRLSVPVTETSNDVYEELSVAGDTVIGSPTDLLTAVQRALDAHDPDVLVCSTSEIVPTLYEMATDAGVDDFSLSRWPDVGYQQLASRSTYSSYGRVGHSPARYNVPGRAIIDESNTFFYGETNLEGVLDLVSRSNKPVQELAWASIGNVLTAIQICEAHDRGVLVPWNSWRHEFYKPMGTLHDADRGGFIFAPEVGLHENVHELDFSSLYPNIICTRNVSPDVIRCDCHRDRDDVPGLGYSICDERGYLVDVLQPIIDARDEIKAAIRRETDRDDPDEDRLAELEGRSGALKWILVACFGYQGFSNAKFGRIECHEAINAFAREILLTAKQRLEAGGWRVVHGIVDSIWVTPDPDGDDEDREDLETLATEITERVEIRLEHEAHYDWVAFVPQRESDAGALTKYFGKVAGGDDFKIRGIEARQRSTPPFIEAVQRECLDRLDATRSPDAVLDCLQDAIKRLHAGTVPVKQLVERNRVSKPLEGYTQNTQNVAALKRGREQDLAIHPGQDIEYVVVDDEKSSRARVALAHEEIASYDASYYETRLVRAVESVLAPLGWDRTEIRREIAETRIPELSAYTNPANN, from the coding sequence ATGCCGTTCACAATCGATTTCCTTGACGATGGTCGCGTCCTCGAGTGGGAAGCGACCAACGACGGCGCAACCGCGACCGACCGCGACGACTACACGCCCCGGTTTTACGTCGCAGCACGTGACTCTGAGACCGACATCGATCTCACACCACTTCGCGCACAATATGAACGACACCCGGATGTCGTCGCGACCGAGATCGTATCCCGGCGGTCCGGATTTCGTCGTGACGGCGAGTCTGCTCTCGCTGTCGACGTCGACCACGTCGACCGCGTCACACCGCTTGCGCGACAGACACGCCACCTATCAGAGCATCCAGTCGGCGATCTCGCCTGTTTCAACGTCGATTTCTCGCGAGCGTTCCGGTACTGTCTGGAGACCGGCATCGATCCGACGCCGGCGAGCGAGCTGTCGACGCTCCGGCTCAGCGTCCCAGTGACCGAAACGAGCAACGACGTCTACGAGGAACTGTCCGTCGCCGGCGACACTGTCATCGGCTCGCCGACGGATCTCCTCACGGCTGTCCAGAGAGCGCTCGACGCACACGATCCAGATGTCTTGGTTTGCTCGACGAGCGAGATCGTCCCGACCCTGTACGAGATGGCGACGGACGCCGGCGTCGACGACTTCTCGCTGAGTCGGTGGCCGGACGTCGGCTACCAGCAGCTTGCGAGCCGGTCGACGTACTCGAGCTACGGCCGCGTCGGTCACTCGCCGGCGCGGTACAACGTGCCCGGGCGGGCGATCATCGACGAGTCGAACACGTTCTTCTACGGAGAGACAAATCTTGAGGGCGTCCTCGATCTCGTGTCGCGCTCGAACAAGCCCGTCCAGGAGCTCGCGTGGGCGTCGATCGGGAACGTCCTCACGGCGATCCAGATTTGCGAGGCCCACGACCGCGGTGTCCTCGTCCCGTGGAACTCCTGGCGTCACGAGTTTTACAAGCCGATGGGGACGCTCCACGACGCCGACCGTGGCGGCTTCATCTTCGCGCCCGAGGTCGGCCTCCACGAGAACGTCCACGAACTCGACTTCTCCTCGTTGTACCCGAACATCATCTGTACCCGGAACGTCTCACCGGACGTCATCCGGTGTGACTGCCACCGCGACCGCGACGACGTCCCCGGCCTTGGATACTCGATCTGCGACGAGCGGGGGTACCTCGTCGACGTGCTACAGCCGATCATCGACGCTCGCGACGAGATCAAGGCGGCCATCCGTCGCGAGACGGATCGAGACGATCCCGACGAGGACCGTCTGGCGGAACTCGAGGGACGGTCGGGAGCGCTGAAGTGGATCCTCGTCGCCTGCTTCGGCTATCAAGGGTTTAGCAACGCGAAGTTCGGCCGCATCGAGTGCCACGAAGCAATCAACGCGTTCGCTCGTGAGATTCTGCTGACGGCGAAACAGCGACTGGAAGCTGGCGGCTGGCGCGTCGTCCACGGTATCGTCGACTCCATCTGGGTGACCCCGGACCCCGACGGCGACGACGAGGACCGCGAGGACCTCGAGACGCTCGCGACGGAGATCACGGAGCGCGTCGAGATTCGGCTCGAACACGAGGCCCACTACGACTGGGTGGCGTTCGTGCCGCAGCGCGAGAGCGACGCCGGCGCGCTGACGAAGTACTTCGGAAAGGTCGCCGGCGGCGATGACTTCAAGATCAGAGGTATCGAAGCCCGGCAGCGCTCAACCCCGCCGTTCATCGAGGCCGTCCAGCGGGAGTGTCTCGACCGGCTCGATGCCACGCGGTCACCGGACGCCGTCCTCGACTGTCTCCAGGACGCCATCAAGCGCCTCCACGCTGGAACGGTGCCGGTCAAGCAGCTCGTCGAACGAAATCGTGTCTCCAAGCCGCTGGAAGGGTACACGCAGAATACCCAAAACGTGGCTGCGTTGAAACGGGGTCGCGAGCAGGACCTCGCTATTCACCCGGGACAAGATATCGAGTACGTAGTCGTCGACGACGAGAAAAGCTCGCGAGCACGGGTCGCGTTAGCCCACGAGGAGATAGCGTCGTACGATGCGTCGTACTATGAGACGCGACTCGTCAGAGCTGTCGAGAGTGTGCTGGCACCGCTCGGCTGGGATCGGACGGAGATCCGACGTGAGATCGCAGAGACGCGGATCCCAGAGTTGTCGGCGTACACGAACCCGGCGAATAATTAA
- a CDS encoding helix-turn-helix transcriptional regulator, producing the protein MYDLTGFQRDLLYLVDGLNDPHGLAIKDELDEYYDQEIHHGRLYPNLDTLVEKGLIEKSQRDKRTNEYTTTRRGTREIEARVEWEDQYINRDTAD; encoded by the coding sequence ATGTACGACCTCACCGGCTTTCAGCGCGACCTGCTGTACTTGGTCGACGGGCTCAACGACCCCCACGGGCTCGCGATCAAAGATGAGCTCGACGAGTACTACGACCAAGAGATCCATCACGGGCGGCTCTATCCGAACCTCGACACCCTCGTCGAGAAAGGACTCATCGAAAAAAGCCAACGCGATAAGCGGACCAACGAGTACACCACCACTCGGCGCGGGACCAGAGAAATCGAAGCCCGCGTTGAGTGGGAAGACCAGTACATCAATCGCGACACGGCGGATTAA
- a CDS encoding ribonuclease H-like domain-containing protein, with protein MSTLATIAFDIETTGFSTTDQLTVVGFDAEIGSRVFLNTDGSPCATDIEQHVNDHLTTPVTLSVHDDEGALLDAVKTFVDTTIAQRDVKLVAYNGETWKGGFDLPFLRTRLSHHEREWPFAELPYIDVMEVFASRFNTSENSLTGVYDELVASGHSTVDPFEESSEAVNAWQTGDFEAVVLHNIADIRRTRALMAVAERYCSKSDFSMKSLDPVMGSQ; from the coding sequence ATGAGTACACTCGCCACGATCGCATTCGACATCGAGACGACGGGATTTTCGACGACTGACCAGCTGACCGTTGTCGGCTTCGACGCCGAGATTGGCTCGCGAGTGTTCCTCAATACAGACGGCAGTCCGTGTGCTACAGATATCGAACAGCACGTGAACGACCATCTCACCACACCAGTGACGCTCTCTGTTCATGATGATGAGGGCGCGCTGTTGGACGCCGTCAAGACGTTCGTCGACACCACGATCGCACAGCGAGACGTCAAACTCGTAGCCTACAACGGGGAAACCTGGAAGGGCGGGTTTGATCTGCCATTTCTTCGAACGCGGTTGAGTCATCACGAACGCGAGTGGCCGTTCGCCGAGCTGCCGTACATCGACGTGATGGAGGTCTTCGCCTCACGGTTCAATACGAGCGAGAACAGCCTCACTGGAGTGTATGACGAGCTCGTGGCGTCCGGCCACAGCACAGTCGATCCATTTGAAGAAAGTAGCGAAGCCGTCAACGCGTGGCAGACCGGTGATTTCGAAGCGGTCGTACTGCATAACATCGCCGATATTCGGCGTACACGAGCGCTAATGGCCGTTGCAGAACGGTACTGCTCAAAATCAGACTTTTCGATGAAATCGCTCGATCCGGTGATGGGTAGCCAGTGA